A genome region from Trachemys scripta elegans isolate TJP31775 chromosome 2, CAS_Tse_1.0, whole genome shotgun sequence includes the following:
- the LOC117872778 gene encoding histone H3 translates to MARTKQTARKSTGGKAPRKQLATKAARKSAPATGGVKKPHRYRPGTVALREIRRYQKSTELLIRKLPFQRLVREIAQDFKTDLRFQSSAVMALQEASEAYLVGLFEDTNLCAIHAKRVTIMPKDIQLARRIRGERA, encoded by the coding sequence ATGGCCAGGACCAAGCAGACCGCCCGTAAATCTACTGGTGGCAAAGCCCCCCGTAAGCAGCTGGCTACCAAAGCTGCTCGGAAGAGCGCGCCTGCCACTGGGGGAGTGAAAAAGCCTCATCGTTATCGGCCCGGCACTGTTGCCTTGCGAGAGATCCGCCGCTACCAAAAATCTACTGAGCTGCTCATTCGCAAGCTGCCCTTCCAGCGCCTGGTACGTGAAATCGCCCAGGACTTCAAAACTGATTTGCGCTTTCAGAGCTCGGCTGTTATGGCCCTACAGGAGGCGAGCGAAGCCTACTTGGTGGGGCTCTTTGAGGACACCAACCTGTGTGCTATTCACGCCAAGAGAGTCACCATCATGCCTAAAGACATCCAGTTAGCCCGGCGTATCCGGGGTGAACGGGCTTAA